The following proteins come from a genomic window of Iamia sp. SCSIO 61187:
- a CDS encoding MATE family efflux transporter translates to MTTAAEVDDAPASARAILRLAVPALGALAAEPLYVLADTAIVGHLGTPQLGGLGVASTILLTGYTVFIFLAYGTTGAVARRMGAGDERGATHLAVQGLWLAAGLALVSAAVLWVLGPPLIDLLGADHEVAGHARVYLRISLLGLPGLLVTMAGTGYLRGIQDARTPLVVAVSTSIANIAIQVVLIEGFDRGIGASALSTVVAQTAGAAVYLAKVVGGARRTGAGLRPDRVALRRLATIGRDLLIRTAALRLALGGGTVVAARLGVVPLAAHQVAFEVLTFLSLSLDALAIAGQSLVGTDLGAGAAARARATGRRILVWAAGAGIVTGVAITAVRHPLAGVFTDDGAVEALSADLLLWVALFQVPAGVVYALDGILIGAGDLRFLARASVGVTAVFLPCAVAVAVTDAGIGWLWAALGLMFLTRLVPLLRRFQRGAWAVLGADHP, encoded by the coding sequence ATGACCACGGCCGCCGAGGTGGACGACGCACCGGCGTCGGCCCGGGCGATCCTCCGGCTGGCCGTGCCGGCGCTGGGGGCGCTGGCGGCCGAGCCGCTCTACGTCCTGGCCGACACCGCCATCGTCGGCCACCTCGGCACCCCCCAGCTCGGCGGGCTGGGCGTGGCGTCGACGATCCTGCTCACCGGCTACACCGTCTTCATCTTCCTCGCCTACGGGACGACGGGGGCGGTGGCCCGACGGATGGGCGCCGGGGACGAGCGGGGGGCGACCCACCTCGCCGTGCAGGGCCTGTGGCTGGCCGCCGGCCTCGCCCTCGTGTCGGCGGCGGTGCTGTGGGTCCTCGGCCCGCCGCTGATCGACCTGCTCGGGGCGGACCACGAGGTGGCCGGCCACGCCCGGGTCTACCTCCGCATCTCGCTGCTCGGCCTCCCCGGCCTGCTCGTCACCATGGCCGGGACCGGCTACCTCCGGGGCATCCAGGACGCCCGGACGCCCCTCGTGGTGGCGGTGTCGACGTCCATCGCCAACATCGCCATCCAGGTGGTGCTGATCGAGGGCTTCGACCGGGGCATCGGCGCCTCGGCCCTGTCGACGGTCGTGGCCCAGACCGCCGGCGCTGCGGTCTACCTGGCCAAGGTCGTCGGCGGCGCCCGCCGCACCGGCGCCGGTCTGCGGCCGGACCGGGTCGCGCTGCGGCGGCTGGCGACGATCGGCCGCGACCTCCTCATCCGCACCGCCGCCCTGCGGCTGGCGCTGGGGGGCGGGACGGTGGTCGCGGCCCGGCTCGGCGTCGTGCCCCTCGCCGCCCACCAGGTCGCCTTCGAGGTGCTGACGTTCCTGTCCCTGTCCCTCGACGCCCTCGCCATCGCCGGCCAGTCGCTGGTGGGCACCGACCTCGGCGCCGGGGCCGCGGCCCGGGCCCGGGCCACGGGCCGGCGCATCCTGGTGTGGGCCGCCGGCGCCGGGATCGTCACGGGGGTGGCCATCACCGCGGTCCGCCACCCGCTCGCCGGGGTGTTCACCGACGACGGCGCCGTCGAGGCCCTGAGTGCCGACCTCCTGCTGTGGGTCGCCCTGTTCCAGGTCCCGGCAGGCGTGGTCTACGCCCTCGACGGCATCCTCATCGGCGCCGGTGACCTCCGCTTCCTCGCCCGGGCGTCGGTCGGCGTCACGGCCGTCTTCCTGCCGTGCGCCGTCGCCGTCGCCGTGACCGACGCCGGGATCGGGTGGCTGTGGGCCGCCCTCGGTCTGATGTTCCTCACCCGCCTCGTGCCCCTCCTCCGCCGGTTCCAGCGGGGCGCGTGGGCCGTCCTCGGCGCCGACCACCCGTGA
- a CDS encoding GNAT family N-acetyltransferase, with protein MPLTYRVPEPDELEAFMRPVLRGFGDPAPEPHTLDDERVLWEPARSIGALDGDDWVGGTGAFTMDLTLPGGAAVAAAGVTMVGVASTHKRRGILTELMRRQLDDVAAGPEPVAILTASESVIYGRFGYGLATRGVRQRLAVGHARFRPDAPVAGGRLRVMTIDEARAALPEVYERIRPARPGWVRRSPAWWETHVFLDRPDRRDGASALYVLAHHDDRGAVDGWATFRVVEAWPDRLPASRVVAREVAAVDDAVQLALWRGLVDVDLSVEVDALHVAVDDPLPWAVADPRRVRTSELTDWLWLRILDVAAALGPRRWGGAGEVVLEVVDPFRPASGGRFVVAADPDGSGTVTPSEAPADLVLGAEELGALALGGVPPTTLARAGRITEERPGALAVADTLFRAERAPHCATMF; from the coding sequence GTGCCGCTGACCTACCGCGTCCCCGAGCCCGACGAGCTCGAGGCCTTCATGCGACCCGTGCTGCGGGGCTTCGGCGATCCCGCCCCCGAGCCGCACACCCTCGACGACGAGCGGGTGCTGTGGGAGCCGGCCCGGAGCATCGGCGCCCTCGACGGCGACGACTGGGTCGGCGGGACGGGCGCCTTCACCATGGACCTCACGCTGCCCGGGGGCGCGGCCGTCGCCGCCGCGGGGGTGACCATGGTGGGCGTGGCGTCGACCCACAAGCGTCGCGGCATCCTCACCGAGCTGATGCGCCGGCAGCTCGACGACGTCGCCGCCGGTCCGGAGCCGGTCGCCATCCTCACCGCCTCGGAGTCCGTCATCTACGGGCGCTTCGGCTACGGGCTCGCCACCCGCGGGGTGCGCCAGCGGCTCGCCGTCGGCCATGCCCGGTTCCGCCCCGATGCCCCGGTCGCCGGCGGTCGGCTCCGCGTGATGACGATCGACGAGGCCCGCGCCGCCCTCCCCGAGGTCTACGAGCGCATCCGCCCGGCCCGCCCGGGGTGGGTCCGGCGCAGCCCGGCGTGGTGGGAGACGCACGTCTTCCTCGACCGGCCGGACCGGCGCGACGGCGCCAGCGCCCTCTACGTGCTGGCCCACCACGACGACCGGGGGGCGGTCGACGGGTGGGCCACGTTCCGCGTGGTCGAGGCGTGGCCGGACCGGCTGCCGGCCAGCCGGGTGGTCGCCCGCGAGGTCGCCGCCGTCGACGACGCGGTGCAGCTGGCGCTGTGGCGGGGGCTGGTCGACGTCGACCTCTCGGTCGAGGTCGACGCCCTCCACGTCGCCGTCGACGACCCGCTGCCGTGGGCCGTGGCCGACCCCCGTCGGGTGCGCACCTCGGAGCTGACCGACTGGCTGTGGCTCCGCATCCTCGACGTCGCCGCCGCCCTCGGCCCGCGCCGCTGGGGCGGTGCCGGTGAGGTGGTGCTCGAGGTGGTCGACCCCTTCCGGCCCGCGTCCGGGGGCCGCTTCGTCGTCGCCGCCGACCCCGACGGGTCCGGGACGGTGACGCCCAGCGAGGCGCCGGCGGACCTGGTCCTGGGGGCCGAGGAGCTGGGCGCCCTCGCCCTCGGCGGCGTGCCGCCGACGACGCTGGCCCGCGCCGGGCGCATCACCGAGGAGCGTCCCGGCGCCCTGGCCGTGGCCGACACCCTGTTCCGGGCCGAGCGGGCCCCGCACTGCGCCACCATGTTCTGA
- a CDS encoding serine/threonine-protein kinase — MSDGPSLSKGGVVIPGYEVERELGRGGFAVVYRASQPKLRRTVALKVLTNVDPSDEDAKRRFEAECQAIGSLSWHPHVVTVYDAGQTEEGLPFLAMENLPSGSLQAKLADHGPAPWEEVLRVTVQMCDALGAAHQAGILHRDIKPANVLTSRIGDYKLADFGIARFGDTQRTATGVITGTVAYTAPEVLRGARASSASDIYALGAMLCAVATGKTPFVKEADESVVAIMYRVNTEDPPPLDDHDIPADLALLIHTLMDKDPEKRPGSALEVAQWAQYIQEQHGIASAPLHTDPDMEPGLPEAAIAAGAAALSAGASAPSAPASPAPAPSTTTPPPQPAYGQQASYTPPPQPQQAWGAGTPAPQTAYGQQSGAYDPSTGGYGPATGYNPSPQSGTYGPQTGAYGYGQAHDEGSNGGKIVAIVAVVALVIVAVIIAVAAAASGGDSSASDRQPDGASAGTEEEASEDTDPEVSAETVAPPTEPTGGFSEETREAFVTGCTGSGATEEQCGCIVDGLEDTYTEDELAALGTAGITDLPPEIQSVVEDCL; from the coding sequence ATGAGTGACGGACCGAGCCTCTCCAAGGGAGGCGTGGTGATCCCCGGGTACGAGGTCGAGCGGGAGCTGGGGCGGGGTGGCTTCGCGGTGGTGTACCGGGCCAGCCAGCCCAAGCTCCGTCGCACCGTGGCCCTCAAGGTGCTGACCAACGTCGACCCCTCCGACGAGGACGCCAAGCGGCGGTTCGAGGCCGAGTGCCAGGCCATCGGGTCGCTGTCGTGGCACCCCCACGTCGTCACCGTGTACGACGCCGGCCAGACCGAGGAGGGCCTGCCCTTCCTGGCCATGGAGAACCTGCCGTCCGGCTCGCTCCAGGCCAAGCTGGCCGACCACGGCCCGGCCCCGTGGGAGGAGGTCCTGCGGGTCACGGTGCAGATGTGCGACGCCCTCGGCGCCGCCCACCAGGCCGGGATCCTCCACCGCGACATCAAGCCGGCCAACGTCCTCACGTCCCGCATCGGCGACTACAAGCTGGCCGACTTCGGGATCGCCCGCTTCGGCGACACCCAGCGCACCGCCACCGGCGTCATCACCGGCACCGTCGCCTACACCGCCCCCGAGGTCCTCCGGGGCGCCCGGGCCTCGAGCGCGAGCGACATCTACGCCCTCGGCGCCATGCTCTGCGCCGTCGCCACCGGGAAGACCCCGTTCGTCAAGGAGGCCGACGAGTCGGTCGTGGCGATCATGTACCGGGTCAACACCGAGGACCCGCCGCCGCTCGACGACCACGACATCCCCGCCGACCTCGCCCTCCTGATCCACACCCTGATGGACAAGGACCCCGAGAAGCGGCCGGGGTCGGCGCTCGAGGTGGCCCAGTGGGCCCAGTACATCCAGGAGCAGCACGGCATCGCCTCGGCGCCGCTGCACACCGATCCCGACATGGAGCCCGGTCTGCCCGAGGCGGCGATCGCCGCCGGGGCGGCGGCCCTCTCGGCGGGGGCCAGCGCCCCCTCGGCCCCGGCCTCGCCCGCTCCGGCGCCGTCGACCACCACCCCGCCGCCGCAGCCGGCCTACGGCCAGCAGGCGTCCTACACGCCGCCCCCGCAGCCCCAGCAGGCCTGGGGCGCGGGTACCCCGGCGCCCCAGACCGCCTACGGCCAGCAGTCCGGGGCCTACGACCCGTCGACCGGGGGCTACGGGCCGGCCACCGGCTACAACCCCTCGCCCCAGAGCGGCACCTACGGCCCCCAGACCGGGGCCTACGGGTACGGCCAGGCCCACGACGAGGGCAGCAACGGCGGCAAGATCGTCGCCATCGTGGCCGTCGTCGCCCTCGTGATCGTGGCCGTCATCATCGCCGTGGCCGCCGCCGCCAGCGGGGGCGACTCGTCGGCCTCCGACCGTCAGCCCGACGGCGCCTCGGCCGGCACCGAGGAGGAGGCGTCCGAGGACACCGACCCCGAGGTGTCGGCCGAGACGGTCGCCCCGCCGACCGAACCGACCGGCGGCTTCTCGGAGGAGACCCGCGAGGCCTTCGTCACCGGCTGCACCGGCAGCGGGGCCACCGAGGAGCAGTGCGGCTGCATCGTGGACGGCCTGGAGGACACCTACACCGAGGACGAGCTGGCCGCGCTCGGGACGGCGGGGATCACCGACCTCCCCCCGGAGATCCAGTCCGTCGTCGAAGACTGCCTCTGA